The DNA segment CGCTCCTCGACGGGCCGGTCCGCCAGCAGCGCCGGGTCCAGCGGACCGCCGTCGCCCGCCACCCGCCACCGGGCGGCGCCGCGCTCGCTGTCCTCGATCAGGACGTAGGGGCCGTCCTGGCTCCGCCGCAACTCCCGTACGTGCTCCGGGGTCTCGATCACGACCTCGGCCAGCCCCGGCAGGGTCAGCAGCAGCGCCGCGTCGACCGCGTCCAGCAGCCGCTCGGCGAGATCCTGCGCCGCGACGTCCCGCAGCGGCAGCACGACGGCGGTGTCGTACCCCTCGGGGGCCCGGCCCTCCGCGGGCAGCGGCAGCCGCAGCAGCGGTACGTGGCCGTCGCGCCGGCGCAACTCCCCGCCCAGACCCGGGCTGTGCGCCGCGACCTCCTCCGCCATCGCCCGCGCCTCGGCCAGCGACCAGCGCACCCCGCCGGTACGGCCCACCAGCGCCGGCTCGTCGCTCACCGACAGCACCGCGGCGAAGCCCACGCCGAACCGGCCGACCGCGCCGGCCGACACGCTGGCCTCCCGCTTCGCGGAGGCGCGCAGCGTCGACAGCGACTCGACGCCGGTGGCGTCCAGCGGGGCGCCCGTGTTGGACGCGACGAGCACGGCGGGGGCGTCGCCGTCGGCCGCGTGCAGCGTCAGCCGCAGCCGGCCCGGCACGCCGGCGCGGGCCGCCGCGTCGGCCGCGTTCTGCGCCAGCTCCACGGCGAGCCGGTCGCGGTAGCCGCCGAGCGCCAGGTCCTCCTCGGCGTTGGCGTCCTCCCGGAACCGCGCCGGCGACGCGGCCCAGGCATCCAGCACGCCACGCCGCAGCCGGGCCGTCCCGAACGGGTCTCCGGCGGCGCCTCGCACCCACGACGTAGCGATCACTGTCCGTCTCCCTCAAGCGTGTGTCGGTGGGCCGACGGTATCTCCCCACGATTGCGAGTGCCCCGCCGTGTCTGTTCCCGCCTTCGGCGGGGTGGGTGTCCCGCCTTCGGCGGGGTGGGTCTGGGGGGTGGGGTCCCGGCTGAGCGGTGGGTGCCGGGTTCGGGGCCTCCGGGGTGGGTGTGCGGACTGCTTCGCTTTACGTCCGAACACCCACCCCCGGAGGCCCACCACCGGCACCCACCACGCAGCAGAAGCGGCCCCCGCCCAAACAACCCCACCCCCGCCGGAGGCGAAACGGCGCCGCAGAAAACAACGTGGGGCGAAGGCCCAGCGCGCCGGCGCGCCTAGCTGTGGCCGAGCTCCTCGGCCGGCCCGGTCTCCTCGACCGAGCCCCCGTCCCGCTCGGGCCGCAACGACAACGGCTCCACCACCGTCTCGTCGACGACCGGCTCCGCCGGCCGGGGCGGCTTCGGCATGACGGCGGCCTCGGAGTGCGCCCCGCACCCGTACGAGAGGGAGACGACCCGCCCGTCCGCCGGGGCGAACTCGTTGGCGCAGACGCCGAAGGCCTGGCCCAGGGAGCCGGGGAGCGGGGTGAGGAAGCCGCAGGAGACGCAGGTGGCGGGGGCCGCCTGGGCCATGGGGGTCTTGGCGCCGAAGGCTTCTTCCCAGCGGTCGGCGGCGGAGTGCAGGCCGTAGCGGGAGAGCACCCGGGCGCGGCGCATGCCCAGTTCCTCGGCGACGGCCGCGATGCTGCCGCGCCGCGGGGCGGGCTGGATCGCGGGCGAGCCGGGGACGACGTCCGCTTCCTCGGAGTCGGCCACCTCGGCGGCCATGCCCTCGGCGACGGGGGAGTTCGGCGGCGGGGCGTCGTCGCCGGTGAAGCCGGGCTCCAGGCGCAGGTCGTCGGCCTCGGTGGGCAGCAGGTCGCCGGGGCCCATGTCGCCGGGGCGCAGCCGCTCGCTCCAGGGCACCCACTCCGGTGCGAGCAGCGCGTCGGGGCCGGGCAGCAGGACGGTCTCGTCGAGGGTGACGACCTTGGCGCGGGAGGCCCTGGCGACGGTCACGGCCCAGCGCCAGCCCCGGTAGCCGGGTTCGTTGCAGGCGAAGAGGTGGGTGACGACGCGGTCTCCGTCGGCGACGGCGTCGATGTGCTCGCCGACCGTGCCGGGCAGTGCGGCCTCCTCGGCCGCCTCCCTGGCCAGGTCGACCGCCGCGGCGCACAGGCGGTCAGGGGTACGGCTTCGCATCGCAGCACTCACAAGAATCGATTCTCTCTTCTACGCCGTCTCACGAGTGCGCCAGCCGGAGCTGTCCTTGTCCTGTCCGGACGACCGGCGGTACCGGGGCGGGCGGAGCGGACCAGGGGACCGCGTCGACGTCCGCGCCCGGTCGTTCCGGTCGAGCGCACCTCTTACGTCCCATTCTGCGGGATCGCGCGGAGGCACGCGGCCAAGAACGACCGCCGGTGGCGCGCTACACACGCTACCCCTTCAACGGTGTACGACCCCTCGGTGGGAGGGCAAATGTCAGCGGCGGCGACCGCGGGCCGGTGCGCCTCGCGCGGCAGCGTCGAGAAAGTGCCCTCTGCTGGGCGAGTTGGGGCACTATGACCAGGTGGCTGCCGCAAGGGCGTCGAAGGTGTCGAAGGTGTCCCGGACCCCGGGGGCGTCGTCACGGGTGCCGCGCGCCACGGCGCGCGGCGGGTATGGGGACAACCGGGCCCGCCGGGCGGGCCGGGCTGTCGGTCGCGCGCTGCGCAGACCGTTCACCGGCGCGGCGCGGGGGCTGCGGCGCGCCACGCATGCGCACGGCGCGGGCGAGTCGGGCCTGGGCAAGCTGATCGAACTGCACGCGGTGAACTCCGCGGGCGACGTGATGATCACGGTCGCGCTGGCCTCGACGGTGTTCTTCGCGGTGCCGACGGATCAGGCGCGGGGCCGGGTGGCGCTGTATCTGGCGGTGACGATGGCGCCGTTCGCCCTGCTCGCGCCGGTGGTGGGGCCGCTGCTGGACCGGGTGCCGCACGGCCGCCGGGCGGCGATGGCGGGCTCGATGCTGGCGCGGGCGCTGCTGGCGCTGACGATGTCGGGCGCGGTGGCGACCGGGGGGCTGCCGCTGTATCCGGCGGCGCTGGGGGTGCTGGTGGCGTCGAAGGCGTACGGCGTGGTCCGCAGCGCGGTGGTGCCGCGGCTGCTGCCGCCGCGGATCTCGCTGGTCAAGGCCAATTCGCGGGTGACGCTCGCGGGGCTGCTGGCGACCGGTGCGGCGGCGCCGATGGGGGCCGGGCTGCAACTGCTGGGGCCGGGCTGGCCGCTGTACGGGGCGTGTGCGGTGTTCGCCGCCGGGACGTTCCTGTCGTTCTCGCTGCCGCACAAGGTCGACTCGGCGAAGGGCGAGACCCGGGCCCGGCTGACGTCCCGGGCGGCGTCGGGGCGGTCGGCGGGCGGGAAGCGGAAGCCGGGGCTGCGGACGGTCGGCCCGTCGGTGCTGCACGGCCTGCAGGCCAACGCCGCGCTGCGGGCGCTCTCCGGGTTCCTGACGTTCTTCCTCGCGTTCATGCTGCGCGAGCATCCGCTGGGCGGGCTGGGCGCGGCGGCCTCGCTGGGACTGGTGGTGGTGGCGGCCGGTACCGGCAACGCGCTGGGCACGGCGGTCGGTGCCTGGCTGAAGGCCCGCGGTCCCGAGCCGATCATCGCGGCGGTGCTGGGGCTGGCGCTGTGCGCGACGGTGCTCGCGGCGGTCTTCTACCCGGTACTGGCGGTGGTCGTGGTACCCGCGGCGGCGGCCACCGCGGGGCTGTGCCAGGCGCTGGCGAAGCTGTCGCTGGACGCGATGATCCAGCGCGATGTGCCGGAGGAGGTGCGCACGTCCGCGTTCGCCCGGTCCGAGACGGCGCTGCAGATGTCGTGGGTGGTGGGCGGCGCGATCGGGATCTCGCTGCCGCTGATCGGCACGGTGGGCATGGCGGTGGCCGCGGCGCTGGTGGCCCTGGGCGTGGTGCTGGCCGTGCGGGGACTGCTGAGCGCGGCCCGGCGGGGCGGTACGGCGGCCCCCCGGGTGGCCTGAGGGCCGACGGGCGGCGCGGCACGCCGTACCCGGGCGTGGCGCGAGCCGGAGCGCCCGATAGCCTGCCCGTATGACCGCTGCGTTGATCTCCTGGGGCAAGGGCCGCCGTGCCGCTGCCGCCATCGGTGCCGTCTCCCTGGGCCTCCTCACCCTCTCCGCCTGCGAGAAGCCGACGTCGCTCGCGACCGTGACCGTCGGTTCGACGACGGTGCAGGCCGAGGCCACCCCCGGCTGCGACGGCGACGGCAAGGCCCTGTCCAAGAAGGCCGTCACCGCCTGCATCACCAAGAAGGGCGGCAAGACGATCACCGTCCACCCCGGTGAGCAGGTCCGCGTCGGCGTCGACCCGTCGGTCGCCAAGTCCGGCTGGATCGTCATCGGCGCCGGCCCCGTGATGCGCGAGCCCAGCAAGCAGACGTACCGCAGCTTCGACGCGGACACCCTGTTCATGCAGCAGAACCCGCAGACCGGCCAGACCTCCTACTCCAAGGACGTCACCCTCCAGGTCGCGGAGCTGGGCGGGGGCGGCGGTCCCAAGACCATGTGGCACTTCACGCTGAAGCAGAAGGACTGAGGACCGGGACGGCGGGCCGTTCGATGCGGGTTCTGGTCGTCACGGCGGTGACCGCCGAGCGCGACGCGGTGGCAGCCGCGGCGGGCCCCTGCGACGAGGTGGCGCTGCCCGGCGGGTACGCGCTGCTGCGCGCGGCGGGCGGACCGGTGGCGTGCGATGTCCTGGCCGCCGGTGTCGGCCCGGCCGCCGCGGCCGCCGGCGCGGCCACCGCGCTGACCGCCGCCGCGCTCGCCGGAGCGCCGTACGGCCTGGTCGTCTCGGCCGGGATCGGCGGCGGCTTCGTCCCCGGGCCCGAGGGCTCGCCGCCCGGCGCCCCGCTGGGCTCCGTGGTGGTCGCGGACGCGATCGTCGCGGCCGATCTGGGCGCCGAGACCCCCGACGGCTTCGCCCCGGTCACCGACCTCGGCTTCGGGACGGTGGCGCACCGCCCCGACCCCGCGCTGGTCGAGGCCGTCGCCGCGGCGGCCGGTGCGGCGGCCGGCACCGTCGTGACGGTCTCCACGGTCACCGGCAGCGCGGCCCGCGCCGCCGAGCTGGCGGAGCGTCACCCGGGGGTGCTGGCCGAGGCGATGGAGGGCTTCGGGGTCGCCGAGGCGGCCGCCGCACACGGGGTGCCGGTGCTGGAGGTCCGTACGGTCTCCAACGCCGTCGGCCCCCGCGACCGCGGCGCCTGGCGCATCGGTGCCGCGCTCACCGCCCTGACCGGCGCCTTCCGTACGCTTCCCGGAGCCCTGACGGCCGCCACCGGACCGGCTCCGGATCTTCACCGCTCCTGAGGAGGACCCCGTGACCCGGCCGCTGGACATCGCGTACTCGCCGTGCCCGAACGACACCTTCGTCTTCGACGCGCTGGCGCACGGCCGCGTCCCGGACGCGCCGGAGCTGGCGGTCACCTTCGCCGACATCGACGTCACCAACGGCATGGCCGAACGCGGTGAGTTCGATGTGCTGAAGGTGTCGTACGCGGTGCTGCCGTGGGTGCTCGACGACTACGCGCTGCTGCCCTGCGGCGGGGCGCTGGGGCGGGGCTGCGGGCCGCTGGTGCTGACCCGGGAGGAGGGCGCGGCGGCGGATCTGGCGGGCCGGACGGTCGCGGTGCCCAGCGAGCGGTCCACCGCGTATCTGCTGTTCCGGCTGTGGGCGGCGGCCGAGGTGCCGGGCGGGGTCGGGGAGATCGTGGTGCTGCCGTTCCACGAGATCATGCCGGCCGTGCGCGACGGCAAGGTCGACGCGGGCCTGGTCATCCACGAGGCGCGCTTCACCTACCAGGACTACGGGCTGTTCTGCCTGGCCGACATGGGCGAGCACTGGGAGCTGACCACCGGCCTGCCGATCCCGCTCGGCGCGATCATCGCCAAGCGGTCGCTGGGCGAGCCGGCGCTGCGCGAGCTGGCGGCGGCGATCCGCAGCTCGGTGCTGATGGCCTGGGACGACCCGGAGGCGTCCCGGCCGTACGTCCTGGAGCACGCCCAGGAGATGGACCCGAAGGTCGCCGACCAGCACATCGGGCTGTACGTCAACGAGTTCACCGCCGACCTCGGCGAGGACGGCTATGCCGCGGTGCGCGGGCTGCTCACCCGCGCCGCGGCCGAGGGGCTCGTTCCGCCCCTCGGCCGTGATGCGCTGCGCTTCGTGTGAGAGACGCGGCGGCTGACGGCGCGGCGGCGCCGCCGGCCCGCCGGGCTGCTCAGACGTCCAGTTGGTCGGCGACGGCGCGCAGCATGCCGGCGATCTTCGCGCCGTGCACCTTGTCGGGGTAGCGGCCGCGCTCCAGTTGCTGGGTGACGTTCTCCAGGAGGGTGGTCAGGTCCTGGACGATGGAGGCGAGTTCATCGGGCTTGCGGCGCTGCGCCGCGGCCACCGAGGGTGCGGGGTCGAGGAGCGTCACGGTCAGCGCCTGATCGCCGCGCTGGCCCGCGACGACGCCGAATTCGACGCGCTGGCCAGGCTTGAGTGCGGCCACGCCGTCGGGCAGCACCGACGAGTGCACGAAGACGTCACCGCCGTCATCGCGGGAGAGAAAGCCGAAGCCCTTCTCACTGTTGAACCACTTGACCTTGCCGGTAGGCACGTCTGTCCTCGTCCTCGTACTCGTTGGAAAGAAACGTTGAAATCTGGGGCCGGGTCTCCTGCGGATACTGCGGGGTGAGCGTCCCCCGCCCGTGGAGAACGGGAGCGGGAGAGGGGCTGGACAGCAGTGCAGCGGGCCGCAGGACCCGCCGTCACCAAGGCTAATGGTCCCCCGGCCGGTGACAAGACGCCGCCGGGTGGATCCTCGGTGCTTCTGGCCCCGACTTACCCTGGTCAGGTGTCTGACGAAACGCCCCAGGCCGGGGATCTGCTGGTCCGAATCGGCGCGATCATGTTCCTAGTTGGCGCAGCGGCCACTCTCGCCACGGTGGCGCCGCTGTTCCTCGGGACCGAGCCGCTGCCGTCCGTCTTCTACTGGCTGTGCATGCTGATGGGCCTCGGCTTTCTCGTCGCGGCGACCGGAGTGATCCGTTCCGCCCGCGCCGGGCGCCGTCAGGCAGCGGCGTCGTCGCCCCCGTCGGCGCCCTCCGCCACATAGCGCGCCAGCCAGGCCGGGAACTCCGCCAGGCCGGCGAGCACCACATCGGCGCCGGCCTCGCGCAGCTGCGCGGCGTCGCACGGGCCGGTGGCGACCGCGACGGACAGCGCGCCGGCGGCGCGCGCCCCCGCGACGTCGCCGGTGTGATCGCCGACGTAGACCCCCGCCCGGTGTTCGCGCAGCGCCTCGGCCTTGGCCTCGGCCCACAGCGAGCCGACGAGGGCGTCCGCGTCGAGGCCGAGGTGCGCCAGGTGCAGTTCGGCGCTGGGCTGGTACTTCGCCGTCACCACGACGGCCCGGCCGCCCGCCGCGTGCACCGCGTCCAGGGCCTCGCGGGCGCCGGGCAGGGCGGGCGACGCGGCGATCGCGTACTCCGGGTAGAGGGCGCGGTAGAGCTCGGCGATCTCCGCCACCCGCTCCTCGGGGAACCAGCGGCGGACCTCCTCCTCCAGCGGGGGCCCCAGCCGGCTCACCGCGAGGTCGGCGTCGACGAAGGTGCCGGTCCTGGCCGACAGCTCCTGGTACGCGGCCTTGATGCCCGGACGGGAGTCGATCAGGGTCATGTCGAGGTCGAAGCCGACCGTGAGGGGGTGCGCAGCCATGCCCGCCATTGTGCCCGCGGCGGCCCCGCCGGCGGCAGGAGGCCCCTGGCCCGGCCTCCTCACCGCGGCACCCGCCGCATCCGCCACACCAGGAACAGCGCCGAGGCGATGGCCGCCACCCGCACCACCCCCGGCAGCCCGTCGAGCATCTCCTGCCCCAGGCGCCCCTGCGCGATCGGCTCGCCCCAGCGCCCGTCGAAGCGGCCCCACAGCCACACCACCAGACCGCCGACGACGGTGCCCGGCACCCCGAGCGCCGCGATCTTGGCCTCGGTCCGGGTCAGCCGCCGGGAGACGTAGGCGAGGCCCCAGCCGCCCGCCAGCGCGAGCCACGACCCCAGCGCCGCACCGGCCACCAGCAGCAGGACGGCCAGCGTCAGCACCGGGCTGAGCGGCGCCCGCGCGGGCACCACCACGGTCTCCCCGGCGTCGGCCGCGGGCGCCGCACCGGCCGCGGCCCCGCGCCGCCGCCCGAGCACCCGGCGGACCAGCCGCGGCAGCCGGCGCCCGGCGGGGGCCGCGCCGTCCTCGCCGGCGTCCTGCGCCCCGTCCGCCTCGGCGCCGTCCTTCTTCAGCGAGAGCGGGTCGTTCTCCGGCCGGTCCCACATCTCCGGGATCTCGATTCCGCCGACGAACCCCGGCACGGTCTCGCCCGGCCCGAACGGCGCCGGCTCGACCCGCCACCAGTCGGGCGCGTCGCCGTCGCCCAGCTCGTCCGCGCCGGCCAGGTGCGGCGGCAGCCCGACGGACGGCGCGGACTCCGGCCCGCCGCCGCGCGGGGCGGGCACCGCGCCCCGGGAGTCCTTGCCGGGCGGGGCGTCCTTGCCCTGCGCGGACGCCATGCCGCGCCGGGCCAGCCCGGTGAGCTTGTCGCGCGCGGCGGACGTCCACGGGCGTAGCGGCTCCGGCGGCTGCGCGGGGGCCGGGCCGAGCGGTACCGAGGGCCCGGCGCCCGGCGTGCTCCCGGTCTCCGGCCGTCGCGCCGGGCCGCCCCAGGACGCGCCCGGCATCCGGTCGTCCGCGCTGCCCGCGGCCGCGACCACCGCCTCCGGCGTCCCCAGCCGTGCCAGGACCCGCTTCACCCCGGACACCGAATCGGCCTGCTGTCCGTCTATCTCCGCCCGGAGCCCGGTGACCAGCCGCATCCGGGTGGCGGCGGGCAGTCCGCGCTGCTGGGCCAGGTCGCCGACCCGGCTCAGATAGTCATAGACGAGCTGATCGCTCTCGATCCCCACGAAATCCCCTGCGGCGTCCGCTGGTTGCTGCCCCGACGGTACCGCCTCGGCCGGCCGGCGGGCCGGAGGCCGCGGGGCCGGAGCGGGGGTGGCGTGCCGGGGCGCGGCGGGGTGGCGCGGGCGTGGCGTTGCGGCGCTCCGCCCGGGCCGTGCCCGCGCTCGCTCCCCCGTCCTGCCCCGTCCCGCTAACGTAGGACGAATGACCGGTACACCCCGCACCCTCGCCGAGGAGCTCAGGACCCGCACCGACCGCGGGCTCGCCGGGCTGCTGCGGGCACGTCCCGACCTGCTCAATCCGGTGCCGGGCGACGTCACCCAGCTCGCCACCCGGGCCGGGACGCGGGCGTCGGTTCTCCGCGCGGTGGAGCGGCTCGACCGGTTCGTGCTGCAGACCGCGGAGGCGCTGGCGGTGGCGCCCGACCCGTGCCCGTACGACACGCTGGCCGCGCTGATGGCCGGGGACGCCGGGGACCCGGAGGTCGCCGCCGAGCTGCCCCGCGCGGTGGCGGAGCTGCGTGCGCAGGCGCTGGTGTGGGGGCCTGACGACCGGCTGCGGCTGGTGCGGACGGCTCGCGAGCTGCTCGGCCCGAGCGCCGCGCACCCGTCACCGACCGGCCTGGGCCCGACCGTCGCCGAGGCCGCGGCCGGCATGTCGCCGGGGCGGCTGCAGGAGATCCTCGCCGCGGCCGGGCTGCCCGCCACCCACGACCCGGTCACCGCGGTCGCCGCGCTCACCGGGCTCTTCACCGACCGCGTACGGATGGCGGCGCTGCTGGACACCGCGCCCGCCGAGTCCGTCGCCGTCCTCGACAGGTTGCTGTGGGGCCCGCCGTACGGCGGGGTCACCGACCGCCCGGCGCCGCATCTGCGGTGGCTGCTGGACCGGGGCCTGCTGATCCCGGCGGGCGCCCGCAACGTGGTGCTGCCGCGGGAGGCGGCGCTCCATCTGCGTGCCGGGCGCGCCCATCACACCCCCGAGCCGGTCCCGCCCGCCCTCGCGCCCGTCACCGAACGCGATCCACAGCTTGTGGACAACGCGGCCGCGAGCCAGGCGTTCACCGCGCTGGCGACCGTCGAGGAGCTGCTCAAGGAGTGGGACCTGGGCGGGCCGGCCGTGCTGCGCGCCGGCGGGATGAGCGTCCGCGACCTCAAGCGGACCGCCGCCGCCCTGGACACCACCGAGCAGCTCGCCGCCTTCTGGCTCGAACTCGCCTACGGGGCGGGGCTGATCGCCTCCGACGGCGAGGCCGACGAGCGGTTCGGGGCCACCCCGGCCGCCGAGGAGTGGCTGCAGCTGCCCGACCACGAGCGCTGGGCCGTGCTCATCGGCGGCTGGCTCGCCGCGACCCGCACGCCGGGCGTCGTCGGCACCGCCGACGCCAAGGGCCGCGCCCTGGCCGCCCTCGGCCCGCACCTCGACCGCTCCCCCGCCCCCGAGGTCCGCCGCCGCGCCCTCGCCCTCCTCGCCTCCCTGCCGCCCGGCGCCTCCGTACCGGCGACGGCGGTCCTGGCGCGGCTGCGGTGGGAGCGTCCGCTGCGCGGCGACGCGGCCGCGGGACAGATCCCGGCACCGGCCGCCGGCCGGACCCCGGCCGCGGGCGGCTCCGCCACCCCGCCCGTCCCCGCCGCCCCCGCGCCCGCCGACGACCTGCGCTCGCGCCTGGCCCAGGGAACCCTGGCCGAGGCCGAGTTGCTGGGCGTGACCGGCCGCGGCGCGCTCGCCGCCCACGGCCGCGCCCTGCTCGACACCGGCACCGACGCGGCCCCCTCCCCCTCGGACACCGGCGCCACGGCGCACCGCGCCGCCGCCCTCCTCGCCCCGCTCCTGCCCGAGCCCGTCGACCACGTTCTCCTCCAGGCGGACCTGACGGCGGTGGCCCCCGGGCCGCTGGAGCGCCCGCTCGCCGAGGCGCTCGGCGTGCTCGCCGACATCGAGTCCAAGGGCGGCGCGACGGTCTACCGCTTCACGCCCGCCTCCGTGCGCCGCGCCCTGGACGCCGGCCGCTCCGCCGCCGAGCTGCAGGAGTTCCTCGCCGCGCACTCCCGCACCCCGGTCCCCCAGCCGCTCGCCTACCTCGTCGACGATGTGGCCCGTAAGCACGGCCGGCTGCGGATCGGCGCGGCCGCCGCGTACGTCCGCTGCGACGACGACGCGCTGCTCTCCGAGATCCTCGCCGACCGCCGCGCCGCCGCCCTCCGGCTGCGCCGGCTCGCCCCGACCGTGCTCGCCGCCCAGACCTCCCCCGACCAACTCCTCGACGGCCTGCGGGCGATGGGGTACGCCCCGGCCGCCGAGTCCGCCGCCGGTGACGTGCTGATCGCCCGCGCCGACACCCACCGCACCCCGCCGCGCACCGCCCCCGTCCCGGTGCCCGACGGCCCGCCGTCCCCCGACCCCACGCTCCTCACCGCGGCGGTGCGCGCCATCCGCGCCGGCGACCTCGCGGCCACCGCCGAACGCAAGCCCGTCCACACCCCCGCCCCGGCCCCCGGCGCCCTCCCCCGCACCACCTCCGCCGAGACCCTCGCCACCATGCAGGCCGCGGTCCTGACCCACTCCGCCCTGTGGATCGGCTACGTCAACGCCGACGGCGCCGCCAGCCAGCGGGTCATCGCGCCGGTCCGCGTCGAGGGCGGCTTCGTGACGGCCTACGACCACACCTCCGACGAGGTCCGCACCTACCCCCTGCACCGGATCACGGGGGTGGCGGAGCTGGCGGACGACTCGGTCTGAGCGGCGGGCGCGCGCCGCTCGGACCGGGCCCCGGCGGCCGTCACTGCCGATCGCCGCGGCGATGCGGCACACTGGACGTTTGGCCGTATGTGCGGCCGAGGCCGTGGGCCGGTGATCGACGGCCCGGCCCCGCGGCCGGTGCCGGCGGCCGACAGCCGGGAAGCGAAAGGCGAGGCGTGTGAACGGACCCCTCATCGTCCAGAGCGACAAGACGCTGCTGCTGGAGGTGGACCACGACCAGGCGGACGCCTGCCGGCGGGCCATCGCGCCCTTCGCCGAGCTGGAGCGGGCGCCGGAGCACATCCACACCTACCGGGTGACGCCGCTCGGGCTGTGGAACGCGCGGGCCGCCGGGCACGACGCCGAGCAGGTCGTCGACGCGCTGGTGCAGTTCTCGCGGTACCCCGTGCCGCACGCGCTGCTCGTCGACATCGCCGAGACCATGTCCCGCTACGGGCGCCTCACCCTGGTCAAGCACCCCGCGCACGGCCTGGTGCTCACCACCACCGACCGCCCGGTGCTGGAGGAGATCCTGCGCTCGAAGAAGGTGCAGCCGCTGGTCGGGGCCCGGCTGGACCCGGACTCCGTCGTGGTGCACCCGTCGGAGCGCGGCCAGATCAAGCAGACGCTGCTCAAGCTGGGCTGGCCGGCCGAGGACCTGGCCGGCTACGTCGACGGCGAGGCGCACCCGATCGAGCTGGACGAGAACGGCTGGGCGCTGCGGCCCTACCAGCAGCAGGCCGTCGAGGGCTTCTGGCACGGCGGCTCGGGCGTGGTCGTGCTGCCCTGCGGCGCCGGCAAGACGCTGGTCGGGGCGGGCGCGATGGCGCAGGCCAAGGCCACCACGCTGATCCTGGTGACGAACACCGTCTCGGCCCGGCAGTGGAAGCACGAGCTGGTCAAGCGGACCTCGCTCACCGAGGAGGAGATCGGCGAGTACAGCGGGACGAAGAAGGAGATCCGGCCGGTCACCATCGCCACGTACCAGGTGCTGACGACCAAGCGGAAGGGCGTCTACCCGCACCTGGAGCTGTTCGACTCCCGGGACTGGGGCCTGATCGTCTACGACGAGGTGCACCTGCTGCCCGCGCCGGTCTTCAAGTTCACCGCCGACCTCCAGGCGCGGCGCCGGCTGGGCCTGACCGCGACGCTGGTGCGCGAGGACGGCCGGGAATCGGACGTGTTCTCCCTCATCGGGCCCAAGCGCTTCGACGCGCCCTGGAAGGAGATCGAGGCGCAGGGGTACATCGCCCCCGCGGACTGTGTCGAGGTCCGGGTCAACCTCACCGACACGGAGCGGCTGGCGTACGCGACGGCCGAGACCGACGAGAAGTACCGCTTCTGCGCGACCACCGCCAGCAAGCAGAACGTGACCGAGGCGCTGG comes from the Streptomyces angustmyceticus genome and includes:
- a CDS encoding DNA repair helicase XPB, which gives rise to MNGPLIVQSDKTLLLEVDHDQADACRRAIAPFAELERAPEHIHTYRVTPLGLWNARAAGHDAEQVVDALVQFSRYPVPHALLVDIAETMSRYGRLTLVKHPAHGLVLTTTDRPVLEEILRSKKVQPLVGARLDPDSVVVHPSERGQIKQTLLKLGWPAEDLAGYVDGEAHPIELDENGWALRPYQQQAVEGFWHGGSGVVVLPCGAGKTLVGAGAMAQAKATTLILVTNTVSARQWKHELVKRTSLTEEEIGEYSGTKKEIRPVTIATYQVLTTKRKGVYPHLELFDSRDWGLIVYDEVHLLPAPVFKFTADLQARRRLGLTATLVREDGRESDVFSLIGPKRFDAPWKEIEAQGYIAPADCVEVRVNLTDTERLAYATAETDEKYRFCATTASKQNVTEALVRRHQGQQTLVIGQYIDQLDELGEHLDAPVIKGETTNAQREKLFDAFRQGELSVLVVSKVANFSIDLPEATVAIQVSGTFGSRQEEAQRLGRVLRPKADGHEARFYSVVARDTIDQDFAAHRQRFLAEQGYAYRIVDADELLAADEDV